Below is a window of Synergistota bacterium DNA.
CTATAAAGAGAGCGTTTTATTCTTATCTGAAGATAGCAGAGGGGTGTAATAATAGATGTGCGTATTGCGTTATACCGAAGCTACGAGGGCCCTATAGAAGTAAGCCACTGGATATGATCCTTGAAGAAGCGGAGGGGATTTTAAAGACCGGTGTGAAGGAGCTAATCCTCGTCTCTCAGGATAGCACTCTTTATTCTCCTTCTCTCTCTTTGCTTTTAAAGAAGCTGAGCGAATTAAACGGAGATTTCTGGATCAGGGTTCTTTATCTTAATCCTGCGCGAATTACAGCGGAGCTGTTAGAGACGGTGCTTTCCCTCGAGAAGGTTTGTTCATATCTCGATATACCTATTCAGCATGTTGATGATCGTGTTCTCTCCTTGATGAAAAGGAGGTATACCTATCGCGATCTCTACTTACTATTTGGTGGGATAAGAGCTATAAGCGATGAAATATGCCTTAGAACCACTGTGATGCTTGGCTTTCCAGGCGAAGGGAGAGAAGCTTTTGAGAAGCTTTTATCATTCATTTCGGATATCCGTTTTGATAAGTTAGGAAGCTTTATATATTCCCCGCAGGAAGGAACCGAGTCTTATAGGCTAAAGCCGGTGCCTTTAAGAGTTGCTAAAAGGAGAAGAGACATGCTGATGAAACTTCAACAGGCTATATCGCGTAGGCGAAACGAATCTCTGGTTGGAAAAACGCTACGAGTTCTGGTTGAATTCCCAGGAATGGGCAGAAGCTATAGGGATGCCCCTGAGATAGATGGTATAGTATATTTCAACGGGGGCGCTCAACCTGGTAGCTTTGCTAATGTGAAAATCCAGAGGGCGGGTGATTATGATCTATGGGGCACGATGGAATAGGGAAGTTAGCTTACTACTTCGCAACCTTTGGTGGATTGGGAAAACTATTTGAGAATAGAATGCCTGGTACTATTG
It encodes the following:
- the rimO gene encoding 30S ribosomal protein S12 methylthiotransferase RimO; translated protein: MKVAVVSLGCPKNEIDTELILGKLVEEGMEITSKLEGADLALVNTCAFIDSAIEESLSWISKLVFLKRKGVIKRIAVVGCLFQRYTGKLFEYFKDVDYFAGTGYPHEVGIFLVNCLKNGLGRKVFLKELPTSWVEKGLRIPIKRAFYSYLKIAEGCNNRCAYCVIPKLRGPYRSKPLDMILEEAEGILKTGVKELILVSQDSTLYSPSLSLLLKKLSELNGDFWIRVLYLNPARITAELLETVLSLEKVCSYLDIPIQHVDDRVLSLMKRRYTYRDLYLLFGGIRAISDEICLRTTVMLGFPGEGREAFEKLLSFISDIRFDKLGSFIYSPQEGTESYRLKPVPLRVAKRRRDMLMKLQQAISRRRNESLVGKTLRVLVEFPGMGRSYRDAPEIDGIVYFNGGAQPGSFANVKIQRAGDYDLWGTME